A segment of the Myotis daubentonii chromosome 6, mMyoDau2.1, whole genome shotgun sequence genome:
AACTGTTATTCTTCTAGGATTGGTTTTCAGGAAAGGGGCCAGCAGTTACTTTGGTGTCTGTCTTGCCTTGTATTTAGGAATTGAACCTAATAGCTGAGATTAAAGATGTTTGAGTTTGAAGTTCCTAATACATATCCTAATACATAATACATGACATGTATTAATCAGGTCTAACTGGGTAAAGGGACAATTGTTTAAAGAATGAGAACTATCAGACTGGCAGAAAATAGAAGCCTGAGGTGGTTGGTGTGATTTTGACATCCCTACTTCTCCCTGGGGTGGTTGTGATTCCATCTCACTCTAATCTCTGTCCTAAGGAGCACCCACCCCCTTCTTGTCTATTATGGCATTGCTGGTTTTTAGCTCTTCCACCCACCAACATTTCCCATTAATcgtgcttctttaaaaaataattttttaattgatttcagagaaaaagtgagagggagagagagagagaaacatcaatgatgagagagaatcattattggctgcctcctgcacaccccacacagggggatcgagccagcaacccaggcaagtgcccagaccaggaattgaaccatgacctcctggttcatgggtcaatgctcaaccactgatttGACCAAGGTGGCAGAATTAGAATTGGAACCAACATTTTTCTAACTTCAAAACATACATGCTTTCTGCTGTTCTACTAGTACTGtagttggcaaactcattagtcaacagagccaaatatcaacagtacaacgattgaaatttcttttgagagccaacttttttaggaaggtacactgttattaacttaattagggtactcctttGCTGGCCTTtcctaaaaatgtcctcaatctgattgaggtacattcgctgaggttgaccccttccaactctcccatccacactcgtcttataTACTtctttcgtctatctcctttcgttcatcctctctatatgtccaaatcATCTCAACATatctttctcaatcctcaacactacatcttcttccACTctacaacattccctaaaattaacttaataaagtttcaattgtactgtacgtgcgcgcccgcacgtggtattttggggaagagccacactcaaggggccaaagagccgcatgtggctcgcgagccacagttagccgaccactgtactagtaCATTGCCTTCCAAAAACTATCTAACATTCTGCATTTGTTCTGTAGATATTCAATAATACTTATTTGCCATACACTGAGGATACAGCCTCACACCTTCCAGATGCTAATCCTACTCACAAATAACTTGGTCTAGTAGAGAATAGACATATCAGTAACTATAATTCAAAGTAGACAAGTGTCTTGAGATGAATCTCCCAATAAAGTGCCAGGGGACTTTAGAAGGGGGAGGGTTTATGTTGAACAGAGAATTTCAGAGGTAGATATACAGGGACAACTGCCATCTCACCTGGGCTTTGACACATAGGTAGCGTTTGGCTTTGGGAACTAAGGAATTTCTTTGAAGGATTGAAAATAGCATGAGCAAATGTATAGAGCTGGAAAGTGCAGTATGTATGTGCTTGTGAGCTTCTGGAGGGAGCCCTAGaaagtatacttttaaaaaattctttgtagTACTTATTTTTAAGAGACATATAATATgaaatgtttcttcttttcttgtttAGCTTACATGTGAGCATGAGTCTTCTTATGATTAGTGAGAATGTAAAATTGGCTCGTGAATATGCGTTGTTGGGAAACTATGACTCTGCGATGGTCTATTATCAGGGAGTTCTTGACCAAATGAACAAGTATCTATACTCAGTGAAAGATACATACCTCCAGCAGAAATGGCAACAGGTGAGAATCATGACTTATGTATCTTTTAAATGGTTTAAATACTCAGGAGATTTCAGTTATCAGTGCTTTTTGCAGTTACGCATTGAGAGTGTATCATTTGTTACATGGATTTGTATATAATGTTACTTGAAACTTGATTTATTATATTAGTAATAGTCTATATTCACCACCATCAGTATTATAAGctctatttaattattttaattgttggaatctaatattttttaagtaatggttttcaatttttttcctagATCATGTTTTTATCTGGTAAAATTAGAGTTGACTTTATTAAGCCATTTACGAAACTGCAGATGATACCTGAACCTCATGGATACCATATTTTCTATAGAACAGGATAAAACAGACCATATTTGAATTCCATTTAAGGAACATTAGTCACTGAAGACCAATAGAAATTCACAGGTGGAAACTGTAGAACTTATAGGTACAGTTGAAGGTGGCACTTATAATAAGGTTCAACTAtgtcacagaggaaagaaatgttACAGAATTAATAGTCTTTTTGAGCTGGTCTTCTAGGTAGAATAGTATTCTActgaactgctttttttttttttttatagtattcCATATTTGTCCttagtttctttaaaagagaaaatatcctactttttaaaatgtaacctcTTTTCCTAAATTTGCCTCTGCATATCTCTGACGTTACTGGAAGGGGAAAATATTTCATAAGGAGTTCTGCTTGTCACTGAAAGACTTATAAGACCTTTTGTTCTTAGGCCAGAGACTTTTACTTTAAAAGTCTAAGCGTTTTTGTAAAGATACTTAAGTCATTTAGGTTTAAGACAAAACATTACCAACTTCATTTcaatgtttcatatatatatatatgcatagttTTTAAATTGAGTCAAGATcgcttttaaaaaacatcttggagccctgactggtttggctcagtggatagagagtcggcctgcggaccaaaggatcccggtttcgattccggtcaagggcatgtaccttggttgcggacccatacccagtggggagtgtgcaggaggcagctgatcgatgtttctaactctctatccttctcccttcctctctgtaaaaaaccaataaaatatattttaaaaatattttaaaaaataaaataaaaaacatcttgGTTGTATGTGAATCGAGCCATTTATCTTCTGAAGCCAAATTGCAATCCACTAGTGAGTTATGAAATTAGTGGATTCTaatcagcatttaaaaattgTCAAATAGCATTTAAAAACCCATCAAAGTGCAgcttacaaaaataatattttatcaaaCTTTAAAGTTACATCTAACTTTTTAATTTGTTATGCAATTTGAATAAGAACCATAAGTCAGTAACATGGCTTAATTAGCCAGAATATTTAACTCATTTTATCAGAATTAATTTTGCAATTGAACACAAAGAATTAATGAACCATTATTAAAATCTTAACAATATCTTGGTGTGATTTATTGAATATTTGATGTCAAAATggaggtttcttttttaaaaattgatatttagagagaggaagggagagagagagagaaacattgattgactgcctctgcatgtgtcctgactgatgTCAAACCtgcaaactgggtatgtgccctgactggcaattaaACTCACCACTTTCTGATGTActgaatgatgctccaaccaactgagctacactggccagggcaaaaatggAGTTTTCTACATCTCTAATAAAAGGCACtagtttaatctttttttttttacagagcggaagagagggatagagagttagaaacatcgatgaaagagaaatatcaatcagctgcctcctgcacaccccctactggggatgtgcccgcaaccaaggtacatgcccttgaccggaatcgaacctgggacccttgagtccgcagaccgatgctctatccactgagccaaacgggtcagggccaCTAGTTTAATCTTGACAGTGATTTATcagttataaaaatttaaatagctaTATTCTCCTTTGAAACCATCAGGTGTGGCAGGAAATAAATGTGGAAGCTAAACATGTTAAGGATATCATGAAAACACTAGAGAGCTTTAAATTAGACAGCTCTCCATTGAAAGCTGCACAACATGAGCTTCCAGCTTCTGAGGGAGAAGTCTGGTCCTTGCCTGTACCTGTTGAACGAAGGTAAGTAGAGACCTTTCAAGAAAGACATgccttttagggggaaaaaaaagtttattcaCTCCTGTCTTGTATGCAGTTATTGCCGTGGCTTCTTTAGTTCATGGACTCTTATACACTATTTGTGTTCATCTCTATTTGGACCAACTCCAGGGGTTGATTatgattttaatgatgttgtgcTTGATTAGACCCTCACCAGGTCCTAGAAAACGCCAATCTTCTCAAAACAGTGACCCTAAAGCACACAGTAACCGTCCAAGTACAACTGTCAGAGTTCACCGTCCATCTGCACTCAATCTTCAAAATGACAGAGGGAAAGCTGTGCGTTGCCgggaaaagaaagaacagaataaaggaagagaggaaaaggtaAATGTTACTGATTTTCATAAATGAAAAAGTTatgttttaactttaaaaatgaagtctgtacagattttaataatttttagtcATTAAAACTGCCAGACTATGGCAGCTCTCTCTTTGGGGCTGATAATTCACTAGagagctcacagaactcaggaaaacagtTCACTTATTGATTGCTGGTTTATTACAAAGGATACTGCTCAGGAGCAGCtggatggaagagatgcatagggcgaGGAATGAGGGAAGGGACACAGAGCTTCCAGGCACTCtccagattaatttttttaattgagacatTGGATTTAGATTTTGCATTTATAATTTTGccagcttttaaaataattgattttaaacCCAGGGACTTATATCCTGGTTAATTGGTCCATCTTCATTTTGAGCATCAAAAAGgagtctacattttaaaaaatctctctgCTGCTTTCTTTTATCTCCTGGCAGCTGTTAGTATGTTAATTTAGAGCAAGTTATTGCATAAGTGTATACTTAAAAGAGAATTGTACTAGTTCAGCTAAATCAATAAAATCctattaaaaatgtcaaaatttgaAATTCCATACCTTCTCTTTCCTGACGTACTATAGAATTGTTTCTCCTTTCTGCCTAGCTtaaatttgttttgctttggctACAAACATTCCCTCAGCACTGTGTTCTGTGggagaaaagaaagtgaaaactaGAAAGTGTCTTCCATATGTATCTTCCTGGGCTTACAGTGTACTTTTCCAGTAGTCAGGGACAGTGTCTTCTTTCTACCCCCCCAGCTGCTAGCACAGAACAGATTCTTAGTAGATAATCTCTGAGTGAATAACAAGTTCATAAATACTTGGAAGAAAAGATAACCTcctctttaaaatgttaaacaatgCCTTCCCTATACCTTTTATGTTAGTATTGGATACTGAATAGTCTGTAAATTGTGCAACAGACTTATTTAGTCATCTAGTGTAAGACTGTGAATATCATAAATATGGATAAGTCTAGACATTAATGTTGACTGTAGACAGCACCATTGACAAATCATCATGTTATAGGCAATGAAATGTTACGGAGATGGGATAATGATGCTAGTACCAGATCGAGTAAATGATTATTTACACTAATGCAGAGCTTCATAAATTTTTTGGTTCATAAAATTCATGAGTGTCTCAATTTTTTTCACAGCACTCCTAGGACAAAAAGAATACCTACTATTTATGAGGAAGCTAGGTTCAAAGAACTTAGTTTATGTCCTATCAACACCTATTGGACACTGTAGATTCCTCAGACTTTGGAGGCAGAGTGGACATTCTTATTTCTCTTCCACATTGATTTTTCCCATTATATAGCTTATCACAGTTATAGCCAAAAACCTAACTTTCTAAAATATGGCATTTCTGAAAGGAATGCAGCAGTCTTCATGTAGAAACAGAACTGCTTTGAGTTGATAGTTCATCCAGTATTCAACAGATGTTGCCATGCttccctcaaaaatttaaaatatcaaatgggggcatctgtaatactgtcaataatttaaacatttttgttttaattatctttCAGTGCCCTATGAGTTTGCCATCATGCCCTGGAATACTTTAGTATATATTTTGGATCTATGGCCTTAATGACTGACATCACAGGATGGGAGCAGATGCTCACTCATCTAAGGACTGAGATGTCTCTtttggagggtgggtgggaatagTGAAAGGGGATATTTAAGGAACATTAGTGAGGACTGGTTAAAGATTGAACCATAGTCTTAGTTGAATAATCCATTTGTCTCTAACCTTATCTCCTCTGAAGCTTTGAGACGACTATCACACATATCTGATGTTCACAAGTGACCACAGTTAATCtcagtattaattttttttattctcatcaGTTCATGTACataatcattttgtttttaacaccATTGTcatactttttatataaaaattaaatattgaggATGAAACTCTGATGTAGAGGATGACTTCTAGTCTTTGATCCTGCCCTTATAACTTGTACTAttatattagctttttaaaaaatatcacttgACTCCAAtctttttttctgactcacagaaacaaaataaaatttttgagtCAATCAAAAGCTCTTGTTTTTTTGTCCCAATGTAGAACAAATCACCTGCCGCAGTTACAGAACCAGAAACCAATAAATTTGATAGTACTGGATATGATAAGGACTTAGTAGAAGCTTTGGAAAGAGATATAATTTCTCAGAATCCCAATGTTCGATGGTAAGTTATAATAATTGGGTGTGCTGTTGATGCTTTTTGGGATAGAAAATGGAGCAGATGTGGTCATGCACTGAAGATCAGTCCTTGGGAATAGAACCAGAGTCCTTGCAATGAGAGTGTTACATATAATGCAAAACTCCAGTTCAGGCTGTACCAAGTTTTTATCTgagacttttaaataaaataaataataaaatattttttttattagatgaaaaataattacagaatgGGAATAAGATCACAGAAATTTCATTCAAAATATCATGtgtggcccggctggtgtggctcaatgtttgagcctcgacccataaaccaggaagtcactgttcaattcctggttggggcacatgcccgggttgtgggctagatccccagtaggggacgttgcaggaggcagccaattgatgattctcatcattgatgtttctatctcctcctctcccttcctctctaaaaccaataaaaacatattacaaaaaaTACTATGTGTGGAGTGGTGGTGGTAATTTTGTGGTTGCAACTTCATAGCAATTTCTATAATACCCTTTATCCTTGGTGTCTACCTCTTAATAGGGTTGGGAGCAAAGCAGCAGTATTACAACTTGTCTCTGCTTTTATGccttttctgttttatgttttttttaaacgggtcattgtttttaaatcatgaagTTTATGGAATGAGCATCAATCAGAGCAAGAATTGAGATGGCATACTAATACTTGAGTGGGCCTGTCGACATGTGTTCTCATTCGCCAAGCTGAGAATCATCACTGACAAAAACTGAAAGTACAGATTGTGCTCTGTATGTGGATTGGTTGGCAGGGCCTCATCGCAGTGTCTTAGTTCTCTAGAGCCAAAGGAGAGCATTCTGTCAGCAACGTCAAATCGCGTGCTTCCAGGAGTTCTCAAGAATGACTCCATAGAGTTCAATATATTCTCTAAAAGGTGGTTTATAGAATATCTTCTCTTTCAGGGATGATATTGCTGACTTGGTAGAGGCTAAAAAGTTGCTTAAGGAAGCTGTGGTGTTACCAATGTGGATGCCAGAATTCTTTAAGGGCATCAGGAGACCGTGGAAAGTAAGTTTATTATGGCATAGTCAAAGTGAATGGCCAGTACATCGCTAAAGAAAGTCAATATTTATCTGTTTTAGGTGAAGTGAGGAGAGAAAGTAGTAGAGTaggtaaagaaaatttaaattaaaaacagtatGTTGTGTTATTCAGAATTTTGTTTAGACCAAAAGCTATTTCTAGGTTCCCAGAATAATAAATAAGTACAACATGATCTTGGATAGTTGGACACATGGCAGATTTAGAATGAGCTTGTATTTGCAAATGTGAACAAGTTGCCTAATGCAAAAACACTCCattttatctgtcatgttgcaaaCTTGTATCCTATTCTTAAGAAATTAAGACATATTTGCATCTattgaagatatttttcttaagaaataagACATATTGCCCtgataggtttggctcagtggatagagcgtcagcctgaggactgaagggtcccgggttcgattccggtcaagggtatataccttggTTGGGGTGCATctccattagggggtgtgcaggaggcagctaattgatgtttctctctcactgatgtttctgattctctgtccctctcccatcctctctgtaaaaaaatcaataaaatatatatttaaaaaaacacatatctaTATCTAAAAAGGACTTTTTAAGGTCATGGGTCGATCTGAAAAGAGACTGTCAAAAACTCTTAGATTTAGAAAATATGCTAATAGCTAAGCACTTAttaattttaagtctttattatttatttatttgttatttatttttattgatttcagagaggaagggagagggagagaaagatagaaatatcaatgatgagagagaatcattgattggctgcttcctgcacaccccacactggggatccagcctgcaacctgggcatgtgccctgaccaggaattgacccagtgacctcctggttcataggtcgacattcaaccactgagccaggctggctgggcaatTTTGAGTCTTTAAATGTTAAATGATAAGcaggataaaaattataaacattctttgagtataaatatgtaaaaaaataactaatttatttgagcaaaaagacTAGCAGAAAATATATCCAGATACTGTAACAATACCTGTGGTAGGATATGATATTGTAATATCAGTATTAtaatattgattatattttttctcagttctgagttacatattttaaataatgctgttatTATACTTTTGTAATGGATAAAGTAAATTTGTGATAAAGTATACTTCTGTTTACCTTTCTATTTGTCTTTTGTCTTAATATGTGTAAGTTGGTTGAAAAGTGATCCTTAGTAATGGAATTCTAGTAAATTAGAACAATGGCACATAAATCCTTCATTTATGCTGTTACATTCCCAACAGGGAGTGTTGATGGTTGGCCCACCTGGCACGGGAAAGACCCTCCTTGCTAAAGCAGTAGCTACAGAATGCAAGACAACATTCTTCAATGTCTCTTCATCAACGCTGACTTCTAAATACAGAGGAGAGTCTGAGAAGCTTGTTCGTCTTCTGTTCGAAATGGTGAATGTTTGAGACAGCTCTGATTCTTTACCTCTAAAAGGGGAGAAAGTGAGTTGTCACTATCTCCAGTGTCTAGAATAGCTAGGAAGAATGACATTGTGCCCAGAGTATGACCCCTATGCCCCCGAAGCTAGAATCCTTTACTGATATGAATAACTTGAGTTGCTCTTTGTCCCCTTTCCTCTGGAGGAAAAGCCACCTCTGTTAGCTTATGAGCATGCTCACATTATGGGATCTGCCTTACTAATCTGCTATAGGaatttgaaattgttttttaaaatcagtaagcTTAGTTATAACATGGTAAATGCAGTATGTTAATGCAAAAAGTTGAACATCATTAATTACTTGTGGAACTTAGATCACCTCCAATCTATGAGCTATACCAACTATCCCAAGTTTAATGACCCAATCTTTGGCTTAAGTTCTTTGCTCCATACTTTGAATTTCTTTTATGTTCTTCCACTCCCACTAATCTAGTATCAGTAGGGAAAATGTAACTTAACAACTTCTGGATTGAATTCAGTAGACTTTGCTAAGCTTTACTGATTATTTCAGTCTTGCCGAATTTAAGAAGTGGTGCTGTTATGAGGACACATTCTTATTTCTAGATAGTGACAAAGACTTGCATTCTTATTTTTGGTGGACAGAACCTTGGACCATGCTAATATCATACCAGGTCTTTCCTAGgctcagaataaaacaaaacagcaaacaaACATCCTCATAATTTCaggttattttcttaaaaaggctTCTTCTGATTTCAATTCCTGTTTCATTTTTCcttcaaatttgaaaatttattagGCAGGATGCAAATTCTAAGAAGTTCTCAATGGCTTACTAGTAGCCCATACCACAGTAGGAATCTAAT
Coding sequences within it:
- the KATNA1 gene encoding katanin p60 ATPase-containing subunit A1 isoform X1, whose protein sequence is MSLLMISENVKLAREYALLGNYDSAMVYYQGVLDQMNKYLYSVKDTYLQQKWQQVWQEINVEAKHVKDIMKTLESFKLDSSPLKAAQHELPASEGEVWSLPVPVERRPSPGPRKRQSSQNSDPKAHSNRPSTTVRVHRPSALNLQNDRGKAVRCREKKEQNKGREEKNKSPAAVTEPETNKFDSTGYDKDLVEALERDIISQNPNVRWDDIADLVEAKKLLKEAVVLPMWMPEFFKGIRRPWKGVLMVGPPGTGKTLLAKAVATECKTTFFNVSSSTLTSKYRGESEKLVRLLFEMARFYSPATIFIDEIDSICSRRGTSEEHEASRRVKAELLVQMDGVGGASENDDPSKMVMVLAATNFPWDIDEALRRRLEKRIYIPLPSAKGREELLRISLRELELAEDVDLARIAENMEGYSGADITNVCRDASLMAMRRRIEGLTPEEIRNLSREEMHMPTTMEDFEMALKKVSKSVSAADIERYEKWILEFGSC
- the KATNA1 gene encoding katanin p60 ATPase-containing subunit A1 isoform X3, with product MSLLMISENVKLAREYALLGNYDSAMVYYQGVLDQMNKYLYSVKDTYLQQKWQQVWQEINVEAKHVKDIMKTLESFKLDSSPLKAAQHELPASEGEVWSLPVPVERRPSPGPRKRQSSQNSDPKAHSNRPSTTVRVHRPSALNLQNDRGKAVRCREKKEQNKGREEKGVLMVGPPGTGKTLLAKAVATECKTTFFNVSSSTLTSKYRGESEKLVRLLFEMARFYSPATIFIDEIDSICSRRGTSEEHEASRRVKAELLVQMDGVGGASENDDPSKMVMVLAATNFPWDIDEALRRRLEKRIYIPLPSAKGREELLRISLRELELAEDVDLARIAENMEGYSGADITNVCRDASLMAMRRRIEGLTPEEIRNLSREEMHMPTTMEDFEMALKKVSKSVSAADIERYEKWILEFGSC
- the KATNA1 gene encoding katanin p60 ATPase-containing subunit A1 isoform X2, which gives rise to MKTLESFKLDSSPLKAAQHELPASEGEVWSLPVPVERRPSPGPRKRQSSQNSDPKAHSNRPSTTVRVHRPSALNLQNDRGKAVRCREKKEQNKGREEKNKSPAAVTEPETNKFDSTGYDKDLVEALERDIISQNPNVRWDDIADLVEAKKLLKEAVVLPMWMPEFFKGIRRPWKGVLMVGPPGTGKTLLAKAVATECKTTFFNVSSSTLTSKYRGESEKLVRLLFEMARFYSPATIFIDEIDSICSRRGTSEEHEASRRVKAELLVQMDGVGGASENDDPSKMVMVLAATNFPWDIDEALRRRLEKRIYIPLPSAKGREELLRISLRELELAEDVDLARIAENMEGYSGADITNVCRDASLMAMRRRIEGLTPEEIRNLSREEMHMPTTMEDFEMALKKVSKSVSAADIERYEKWILEFGSC